AAGCAAACAAAATCCGGTGAAGGAAGTGCAGCTTTACGGTACCATCCAAGTGGATGAGCGGCTTTCTCAATCGCAAACATCGCACGTGAGCGGACGCATCGAAAGGCTGTATGTCTCTTTCACCGGCGAAAGTGTACGCCGCGGACAACCCATCGCCACCATCTACTCCCCTGAGTTGTTAAATGCCCAGCAGGAACTGATTGAGGCGGTAAAAATGAAAGACCTTCAGCCTGCACTATTACAGGCAGTACGGGAAAAAATGCGGCTATGGAAGCTGACGGATGAACAGATTGCGCGCATTGAACAATCGGGCGAGGTCTCTCCGCTGATCAATGTGACTGCCACCACAAGTGGAGTCGTGATGGCAAAGAAAGTGAACCAGGGTGACTATGTAAATACCGGTACTGTGCTCTTTGATGTAGCCAACTTATCACAGGTCTGGGCCCTGTTCGATGCGTACGAATCGGACCTCCCTTTCCTGAAAGTGGGCGACCGGCTGGAATATACACTCCAGTCGTTGCCAGGCAAAACATTCTCGGGAAAAATCTCCTTTATCAATCCTATCCTCGATCCGTCCACGCGGACAGCAAAGGTGCGGGTAGAGACAGCCAACCCCCGCATGGAACTGAAACCGGAGATGTATGCCAATGCCTTCATCCGTGCACCGCTGAAACAATATAACAATGAAATTGTTGTACCCAAGTCGGCTATTCTTTGGACCGGGAAACGATCCATCGTCTATGTGAAGCAGCCGGATACGGAAACGCCGGCGTTCCTGCTCCGGGAAATAGAAGTTGGGCCATCGCTGGGAGATGCCTACGTGGTTCTGTCCGGCCTCAACGAGGGGGATGAAATCGTGACTAACGGCACCTTTACCATCGATGCCAGTGCTCAACTGGCTGGAAAACGAAGCATGATGAACGATGAAGTGGGCCGGGCCGTTATGGGGCATGAAGGACATACAATGAATGGATCCACTCCTGCAACCACGGCACCAGCTACGGGTTATGAGGGTCATAACATGCAGGCCGCCGCTTCGGGCAGTGAACATGCGATGCTGGCGGTGCAGGGATTGTGTGAAATGTGTAAAGATCGTATAGAAAAAGCTGCGAAATCAGTTATTGGAGTTAATACTGCCAGTTGGAATTTAAATACAAAACAACTACATCTTGATTTTGATCCGGCCAAAACATCGGTCGATGCTGTTAGCAAAGCCATTGCCAAAGCCGGGCACGATACCGATAAATACAAAGCAGACAAGGCTACATATGATGCGTTACCTTCTTGCTGCAAGTACAGAGATTAATAATCAGATTTACAAACCAAAAAGTGAAAACAAAAATGAAAACAAAAATTTTAGTGACATTTGCACTGAGCGGATTATTGTTCATTTCCTGCAATTCAGGAACCTCCAAAGAAAATAAAACGCAGAGAGAGCACATAGAGATGACACCCGGAACGGTCAACGAAGAGCATGCCATGCTTGGCGTAAAGGGAAGTTGTGAAATGTGCAAGGATCGTATCGAGAAGGCAGCAAAGAGTGTGGAAAACGTCACTTTTGCAAGCTGGGATATGGAAAAGCAAGAACTCCATCTGAATTTTGATCCCGACAAAACCAGTATTGAGACTATCAGTAAGGCTATTGCCGCAGCTGGACACGATACAGACAAGGACAAAGCACCTGACGAGGTCTATAACGCTTTGCCCGCTTGTTGCAAATACAGGGAACCGTGAGAAACGGGATTAATCGTTGTAAAAACACCCGGTTTTGCAAAACGCTGCAAAATCGGGTGTTTTGGTTTCCGGTTAACTGTTTTATTTTTCTTACATTTGTAGACAATTAAAATCACGAAATAATGAAAAACTCTTTTTTGCTGGTTCTCATGCCGGCCCTATTGTTGAATCTTTCCGCTTGTTCGGAACAAAAAAAAAGCGATCCGAAAAATGATAAATGGACACTGGTCTGGGAAGACGATTTCAAAGGGAAACAACTGGATACTACCCAATGGTCTAAAATTCCCCGGGGAAAAAGCGATTGGAACAATTACATGAGCGATTACGACGGACTGTATGTTATGAAAGACGGTAACCTGGTGCTGAGGGGTATCCAGAACCACGTTTTACCCAACGATACGGCTCCTTTTCTGACGGGCGGGGTTTATACCAAAGACAAACGGACATTCGGACTGGGTCGTTTGGAGATAAAGGCAAAATTAAATCCTGCTAAAGGTGCCTGGCCTGCATTCTGGATGCTCCCGAAAGAAGGGAAATGGCCCGATGGAGGTGAAATAGACATTATGGAAAGGTTAAGCCACGACAAGCTTATTTATCAAACCGTACATTCCAGGTATACACAAACCGACAGTTTACGGGTTAATCCGCCAGCCAGTTCCATTGTGGGTATGAATCCCGATACCTACAACGTATACGCCCTTGAAAAATACCCGGACAGCCTGGTTTTCTATGTGAACGGCACCCGGACAAAAAATTATCCGCGGATTACAACTTCTCAGGAAGGGCAATTTCCATTTGCTGACCAGGAGTTCTACCTGTTGCTCGACATGCAGCTGGGCGGCAGTTGGGTAGGGGCTGTCAATCCGGCGGAGCTACCCGTAGAGATGTATATCGACTGGGTACGCTATTACGAGCCTAAGAAAAATTAAGCCGTTACTTATACACGGGACTGACCCATTGTTCTTTCGGCCGGTATTTGCTTTCGGCCGCCCATCGGATTCCCCTCTTTTGAATCTCCAGGGCCTGCAGAACGTTAAAGTCACTCATTACGTGCCCCAGGGAGGAGTAAAAAACTCGTCCGGTCCCGTAGTACTTTTTCCACGCAACAGGAACAACACATCCATCAATCCATGAGGAATGCTCTCCAGTAAAAGTCGTTGTGGCAAGCACTTTCACGTTGGGATCGACGTGTACGAAATACTGTTCGGAGTGCATGTCAAAATCGTTCAATCCCCGGGTAACTCCATCCTTATGATCGGTAATCTTCACCCGGTAATCGATAATTCCGCCGGGATGAGCCACCCATTGTCCGCCAACCATAAACTGATATTCCGTATTTTCCCGGAAAGAATCCCCGATTCCTCCGTGCCATCCGGCAAAACCGCATCCTGCCTTAACCGCTTCCAGCAGCCCTTTTTCCTGCTCCTGCGTTATTTTGGCCATCGTGACAACCTGAACGATAAGATCAAGGGACTCCATCAGTTCCTTGTCGGCATACGTATCCAGTTTATCGGAAACAATTACCTCCGCACCTTCAGCTCGGAGCCACGGCACGAAGATGTCGACGGACTGCCGGGGTTCATGGCCATCCCAGCCCCCATAAACATACAAAACTTTCTTGCCTTTTAAAACCGTGCTCTCCCTCTCCGCATTGAGGATCATTCCCTGTGCAAGTACATTCTCAGGCAGTAAAACAGATCCGGCTCCCAGCGCAACGGATGCCTGGATAAATTTGCGACGCGATAACTTTTTCATATTTTCAGGTATTTAGGGGAAACGAATGGTTAAACAGTCTTTCCTCAGCCAATCTCTCGTATCGGGTACCGGAACGGCCGTAGTTGACATACGGATAAATGCTGATGCCGCCGCGGGGAGTAAAAACTCCGGTAACTTCAATATACTTCGGATCCATCAACCCGATGAGGTCTTTCATAATGATGTTGACACAATCCTCGTGAAAAGCACCGTGATTGCGAAAACTGAACAGATAGATCTTTAACGATTTGCTCTCTACCATTTTTACGTCGGGAATATAATCGATCCGTATGGTGGCGAAGTCGGGTTGTCCTGTTATGGGACATAAACTCGTGAACTCGGGACAATCAAAGGTAACCCAGTAATCGTTACTTTGGTGCTTGTTTTCAAAAGCTTCCAATACCTCGGGAGCGTAATCTTGCTTGTATGCTGTTTTTTTGCCGAGAAGGCTTAAGTTTTCGGTTTGAGACATAATTTCAATTGTAAGTCGATTATTCTTCAAATATAATACGAAAAAAAATACAAATAAAATATTCTCCTGTTTTTCTGTAGAAGAGAAAATCCGATCCGCCGTTCTCCTATTATTTAAGCGTTTCTGATAATACGGTCACTTCATGAGTCCCGCAATAATGTTAATGGTAAGAGCCACAACAAAAGTGTTGAACAAAAAAGACAGGACTCCATGCACCAGTGCAATACGGCGTATTCTCTTCGAAACAATAGAAACATCGGAAACCTGAAAGGTAGAGCCCATCACAAAAGAGAAATACGCAAAGTCCATATAATCGGGGTTTTTCTCTGAAGGAAAGTCCAGACCTCCCGTAAATCGTTCGCCTTTAATTCCCGTTCCATTGTAATATTCATGAGCGTAATGAAAGACATAAATCGTATGCATCATCGCCCAACTCAAAAGGATACCTGCCACATTAAGAGGAACGAAAAAAGGGTTTTCCATGAATGTTTGATCCTTGGACATCATCAACAACAGAACGATAAAAATATTGGTAAAAGAAGAGATGATCACCATGAAGAACACAAATATTGTACTCCCGTCATCTTCCACCGCTTTTTTCTTAATCTGATCTACCTGACGCAAAAAGATAACCATCCAACTGAGGATTAGAAAAACACACGAAAAAATAATCCAGGCAATCATTAAGCGAAAAAGAACGGGGACCTCTCTTTCTATCAGAAAAAAGGCACCACCGGTAATGAACAAACTGATCAAAAACCGAGTAATATGAGTAATTTCCAAGAAAAAGCTTACGAATTTACAGGCTGGTTTCATGGCGCATTTTTGTGTACAC
This portion of the Petrimonas sulfuriphila genome encodes:
- a CDS encoding efflux RND transporter periplasmic adaptor subunit; protein product: MNKHKIQEILHRPYLRYGLILLAGLFLGWLIFSGSPSGGDVTSPVGHHDHDHGEDSSVWTCSMHPQIRMEEPGDCPICGMDLIPLQTNGSGDISVDPDAIQLSVEAAALANVQTTIVSKQNPVKEVQLYGTIQVDERLSQSQTSHVSGRIERLYVSFTGESVRRGQPIATIYSPELLNAQQELIEAVKMKDLQPALLQAVREKMRLWKLTDEQIARIEQSGEVSPLINVTATTSGVVMAKKVNQGDYVNTGTVLFDVANLSQVWALFDAYESDLPFLKVGDRLEYTLQSLPGKTFSGKISFINPILDPSTRTAKVRVETANPRMELKPEMYANAFIRAPLKQYNNEIVVPKSAILWTGKRSIVYVKQPDTETPAFLLREIEVGPSLGDAYVVLSGLNEGDEIVTNGTFTIDASAQLAGKRSMMNDEVGRAVMGHEGHTMNGSTPATTAPATGYEGHNMQAAASGSEHAMLAVQGLCEMCKDRIEKAAKSVIGVNTASWNLNTKQLHLDFDPAKTSVDAVSKAIAKAGHDTDKYKADKATYDALPSCCKYRD
- a CDS encoding cation transporter, with the protein product MKTKILVTFALSGLLFISCNSGTSKENKTQREHIEMTPGTVNEEHAMLGVKGSCEMCKDRIEKAAKSVENVTFASWDMEKQELHLNFDPDKTSIETISKAIAAAGHDTDKDKAPDEVYNALPACCKYREP
- a CDS encoding glycoside hydrolase family 16 protein, which gives rise to MPALLLNLSACSEQKKSDPKNDKWTLVWEDDFKGKQLDTTQWSKIPRGKSDWNNYMSDYDGLYVMKDGNLVLRGIQNHVLPNDTAPFLTGGVYTKDKRTFGLGRLEIKAKLNPAKGAWPAFWMLPKEGKWPDGGEIDIMERLSHDKLIYQTVHSRYTQTDSLRVNPPASSIVGMNPDTYNVYALEKYPDSLVFYVNGTRTKNYPRITTSQEGQFPFADQEFYLLLDMQLGGSWVGAVNPAELPVEMYIDWVRYYEPKKN
- a CDS encoding ThuA domain-containing protein, with product MILNAERESTVLKGKKVLYVYGGWDGHEPRQSVDIFVPWLRAEGAEVIVSDKLDTYADKELMESLDLIVQVVTMAKITQEQEKGLLEAVKAGCGFAGWHGGIGDSFRENTEYQFMVGGQWVAHPGGIIDYRVKITDHKDGVTRGLNDFDMHSEQYFVHVDPNVKVLATTTFTGEHSSWIDGCVVPVAWKKYYGTGRVFYSSLGHVMSDFNVLQALEIQKRGIRWAAESKYRPKEQWVSPVYK
- the queF gene encoding NADPH-dependent 7-cyano-7-deazaguanine reductase QueF, with translation MSQTENLSLLGKKTAYKQDYAPEVLEAFENKHQSNDYWVTFDCPEFTSLCPITGQPDFATIRIDYIPDVKMVESKSLKIYLFSFRNHGAFHEDCVNIIMKDLIGLMDPKYIEVTGVFTPRGGISIYPYVNYGRSGTRYERLAEERLFNHSFPLNT
- a CDS encoding DUF1345 domain-containing protein, with translation MISLFITGGAFFLIEREVPVLFRLMIAWIIFSCVFLILSWMVIFLRQVDQIKKKAVEDDGSTIFVFFMVIISSFTNIFIVLLLMMSKDQTFMENPFFVPLNVAGILLSWAMMHTIYVFHYAHEYYNGTGIKGERFTGGLDFPSEKNPDYMDFAYFSFVMGSTFQVSDVSIVSKRIRRIALVHGVLSFLFNTFVVALTINIIAGLMK